In Bradyrhizobium paxllaeri, the genomic stretch CACCGAAGCGTTCGCGCACGATGCGCTCGCCGCGTTTGGCGGCGGCCGCCACCAGCGGCTTCACGCGCCGCTGCTTGTTCAGCATGCACTCCGACGAGGCGACGATGATCTTCGGTCCCTTTTCCTCCGTCGTCAGCGCCTCGCGCAGCGTGTCGCGCATGCGCGAGACGTCGTAGGTGCGGTCGATCTGGCGCACCCATTTGGCGCCGACGCCCTTCACCGCCTCGACGATGGGATGCTTGGTCGAACGCGAACGATTGTCCGCGCGCGAGGAGGGGATATCCTGGCCGCCGGTTGCGGCGGAATAGTAATTGTCGACCACGACGATGACGCCGTCGTGCTGGTTGAAGACGGCATTGCCGACGCCGCTGGTCAGGCCGTTATGCCAGAAGCCGCCATCGCCCATCATCGAGATCGGGCGCTTGCCTGCGGGCACATTGAAGGCGGAGGCCGACGCCGGGCCGAGCCCGTAGCCCATGGTGGTGGCGCCGATATTGAACGGCGGCAGGATCGAGAACAGATGGCAGCCGATATCGGCGGCGACGTGGTGCGGACCCAGCTCCTTTTCCACCAGCTTCATCGCGGAAAAGATCGGCCGCTCCGGGCAGCCGGTACAGAAGCCCGGCGGCCGCGGCGGCACGACGGTCGCGAGTGCGCGTATCTTCTCATCGACCTCGGTGCGGTCGATGTTCGGTGCGCGCGCGGCATCCGACAAGGCATCGGGGCGCCAGCGGCGGATGAAGGCGCCGATCGCCTCGCCCATCACCTGCGCGGTGTATTCGCCGGCCATCGGAAACAGGTCCTTGCCGTGCAGCTTGGCCGGAATGTCGGCATTGCGCAGGATCTTGTGCAGCGCCTGTTCGATGAATTCGGGCTGGCCTTCCTCGACCATCAGCACGGCTTTCTTGTCGCGGCAGAAGTCGATCACCTCGCGGTCAACGATCGGATAGGTCACGTTCATCACATAGAGCGGCACCCGCGTCTCGCCCCAGATGTCGGCAAGCCCGGCCTCGCGTAGAGCGGTGATGACGCCGTTGTACATGCCGCCCTGCATGATGATGCCGATATCGTCGATATCGCCGTCGAAGGTTTCATTCATGCCGCGCGCGTGGATAAATTCGACCGCGGCGGGCCAGCGGTGCTCGATCTTCTCTTTCTCATGCAGGAACGAGGCCGGCGGCAGCACAATGCGGTTGGTGTCGCGCGACGGCTGATCCAGCGCGCGGGACAACGGAAAGGCGGGGCGGACGTTGTCGCGGGTGGCGAAGCGGCCATGAACATGGCAGGCGCGTATCCGCACCTCCAGCATCACGGGCGTATTCGACGCTTCCGACAGCTCGAAGGAATCGTGCACGGCCTTGACGATCGAGGCCACATTGGGCCGGGGATCGACCAGCCAGAGCTGCGACTTCATCGCAAAGGCGTGCGAACGCTCCTGCATGATGGAGGAGCCTTCGCCGTAATCCTCGCCGATGATGATGAGTGCGCCGCCGGTCACGCCGCCCGACGTGAGGTTGGCAAGCGCGTCGGACGCGACATTGATGCCGACGGGGGCCTTGAAGGTGACCGCGCCACGGACCGGATACATCACCGAGGCGGCCAGCGTTGCCGCAGCGGTAGCCTCGCTCGCGCTGGATTCGAAATGCACGCCGAGGTCGGACAGGATATCCTGTGCGTCCGACAACACGTCCATCAGATGCGAGATCGGCGCGCCCTGGTAGCCGGCGACATAGCTGACGCCGCATTCGAGCAAGGCCTTGGTGATGGCAAGGATGCCTTCGCCGCGAAATTCCTGGCCGGCGCCGAGCTTGAGGTCCTCGACCTCGC encodes the following:
- a CDS encoding indolepyruvate ferredoxin oxidoreductase subunit alpha, giving the protein MAERSFAREVEDLKLGAGQEFRGEGILAITKALLECGVSYVAGYQGAPISHLMDVLSDAQDILSDLGVHFESSASEATAAATLAASVMYPVRGAVTFKAPVGINVASDALANLTSGGVTGGALIIIGEDYGEGSSIMQERSHAFAMKSQLWLVDPRPNVASIVKAVHDSFELSEASNTPVMLEVRIRACHVHGRFATRDNVRPAFPLSRALDQPSRDTNRIVLPPASFLHEKEKIEHRWPAAVEFIHARGMNETFDGDIDDIGIIMQGGMYNGVITALREAGLADIWGETRVPLYVMNVTYPIVDREVIDFCRDKKAVLMVEEGQPEFIEQALHKILRNADIPAKLHGKDLFPMAGEYTAQVMGEAIGAFIRRWRPDALSDAARAPNIDRTEVDEKIRALATVVPPRPPGFCTGCPERPIFSAMKLVEKELGPHHVAADIGCHLFSILPPFNIGATTMGYGLGPASASAFNVPAGKRPISMMGDGGFWHNGLTSGVGNAVFNQHDGVIVVVDNYYSAATGGQDIPSSRADNRSRSTKHPIVEAVKGVGAKWVRQIDRTYDVSRMRDTLREALTTEEKGPKIIVASSECMLNKQRRVKPLVAAAAKRGERIVRERFGVDEDVCSGDHACIRLSGCPSLSVKPTSDPLKDNPVAAVDNSCVGCGHCGEVADAAVLCPSFYRADVVSNPTAFEARLDRIWQRMIGALQRWRAGRRVMFEQEAA